The nucleotide sequence GCCAATCTGATAGCGCCCCGCAGGGACATACCGCCAATAGTGCGTACCTTCGCGGCCAAAATGTATGGAAAGTTGGCGCGTCTCTTGTTGCCATTGCTCAATGGTCACTGGGTAGCGCGGGTCGCCCAAGTCTGCGAGAAGTTCAGCAGCTTTTTGACGCTCATGCACCAGCAGCGGCGCAGGCTCCATCGCTTGACCGTTGTAATAGTTAAGCGCCGCTTGGGCGTGTGCACGGTCTTCAAGCAGGTTAACCAGCCCTGTTCGCAACCGTCGCTGGATGCGATCCACCTTGATCTGCTTGCCGCGCAACAAGCCCCAATCGCAGTCCGCGCCTAACTCAGCCGCCAAGATGAGATCACGATACCAGTCATACTGATGCATCTCCTCCGCTTCATAGGCATCGGAATCAACCAAGGTTGTCAGGAGTTGTTCAATTTTGGCACTGCCAAGCCTCGCTTTGGTCAGGCAGCCAACCCCTAAGAAGATCGGCTCACGCCAGCGGTCATCGCGACGTAAGGCCAACAATTGATCGAGCGATTCAGAAAACACCAAGTGACGACCCGCGCTCTGTTCTTGCAAGGTCAAGTGGGCAAAGGCATAGACCCTGCCATCATCCTCTGGCTGAAGCAAGCCACTGCACTGATCGATATAAGCGATACAGCGCTCCGCCGCGCGATAGGGGTCGGCCACGTTGACCCGCGCAAAATACTCCATTAATTCCGCTTTCAACTCGCGGCTTGGAATCCGGCCACGGCCATCCGCTGAGGTGGCCGTTAAATGCGCCTGATAGCACAACCGATCCAACACCTGATCGCGCACCTCATCGCCCGTAATCCGGTCATCCCCAACCGCCTGCCCCAAGTTCTGCCCATTGCGACTGGTGGTATCCCACTCGCCCAACAGTTGTTTCAGGATATCGTCATACAGGCTATGACGATCACGTGGTAACACACCCTTGCGAGCCAATACAAATATCATCATGCTCAATAGCAACGGATTGTCGGCCATGTCTCGTAAGCGACGGCGGTGGGGGTCGTGCAATGCCTGCACCAACTGCTGGCCATAGCGCTCAATCGCTTCGTGCTCAATCAGGCCCTTGGCATGGAACAACGGAAACCATGTGCGGATAAACTGGGTCATTTGGCCACCGCTCAACGGAGCCAACTCACCCATCGGCCAGTGGGTGATCTGGCGATACTCCTCCGTCCATGCACGGGAGCGGCAGGTGATTAGGATACGCGCATCATAGGCATTGGCAAATAAGCGGATATAGGTCAAGAGTGATAGGCGATCAAGGCTCTCCGCCGTCGCTTCCAGTGGCACTTCATCCAAGCCATCAAAGACAAATAACACCGTGCGCGAACCGTTCAACC is from Herpetosiphon gulosus and encodes:
- a CDS encoding SUMF1/EgtB/PvdO family nonheme iron enzyme, translated to MATNTTGSVNADDSEFYGPVVGVNLGTIIYGRPPEETERQRLVDYLKQVTKSHNTLRVVGVGSSHLTSGIDLASAYMMLAVQGRQRVLRPLNPEEFEDYQQHRFEIPEELSADQCLPDHAVIAVAEDAQSGMTAFFRAELATETVLNHPYLVLCGPPGSGKSTFAKHLVWALAQRGLDQINHHTGLLGWDDNQCVLPVFMPLRTLAGALVGQDLGLQSEANIGLLLAAVYEYLQTKYGLERPRELLNAGLNGSRTVLFVFDGLDEVPLEATAESLDRLSLLTYIRLFANAYDARILITCRSRAWTEEYRQITHWPMGELAPLSGGQMTQFIRTWFPLFHAKGLIEHEAIERYGQQLVQALHDPHRRRLRDMADNPLLLSMMIFVLARKGVLPRDRHSLYDDILKQLLGEWDTTSRNGQNLGQAVGDDRITGDEVRDQVLDRLCYQAHLTATSADGRGRIPSRELKAELMEYFARVNVADPYRAAERCIAYIDQCSGLLQPEDDGRVYAFAHLTLQEQSAGRHLVFSESLDQLLALRRDDRWREPIFLGVGCLTKARLGSAKIEQLLTTLVDSDAYEAEEMHQYDWYRDLILAAELGADCDWGLLRGKQIKVDRIQRRLRTGLVNLLEDRAHAQAALNYYNGQAMEPAPLLVHERQKAAELLADLGDPRYPVTIEQWQQETRQLSIHFGREGTHYWRYVPAGRYQIGGWDKPEQTTTVELQSYWVGRFMVTVEQYRAFMDAGGYTNDDYWTDRGLIWKKARERTEPGIWKMQLEKKYQNQPVSDVSWYEASAYCKWLTLHLESWLPLGYQVCLAREDEWDVSVAYDAQMQHQPYPWGEQPATQEHAVYNWSEVNHPLAIGLSIVGQSSCGTFDSVGNLWEWTATPARSWV